The following nucleotide sequence is from Candidatus Desulfatibia profunda.
CTTTTCTGCCCAGAAGATCGGCCACGGTTTTGGCAAACTCATGAAACGGCCATGGCCTTTTTTCGACGACTTTACGGTAATCGATGCCTCCGGTTTGCTCGGCAAGTCACTACATGGGAAAATAGGGGACGTACATAAGAATATAAGTTGAAAATTTTTCCATATTCTTTGGTGTTCGTTTTTTAAATATCGATTAGAGGATAACAGTATGAAAACAAAACACTTATTCAACATCAGACAGAGAGGAACTTATAAACTTATGTACGTCCCGGAAAACACATTGCGAGAGAATTTGTAGAACCTTTGAAGATGAGAAAGCAAATGACGGCTAAGGCTGGTGCACTCAGAGGTGACGCTGACAGGTGGACTTCCATCGACTGGAAGGAAGCCCATCAGCAAGTCAGAAGGCTGCAAGTGCGTATCGCAAAGGCTGTGAAGGAAAATAGATGGAATAAGGTTAGAGGCCTGCAATATCTATTAACCCATTCGTCCTACGCCAAGTTACTGGCTGTGAAACGAGTGACTTCCAACAAGGGGAAAAAGACCCCTGGCGTTGACGGTGTTCTTTGGCAAA
It contains:
- a CDS encoding reverse transcriptase N-terminal domain-containing protein, with the translated sequence MRKQMTAKAGALRGDADRWTSIDWKEAHQQVRRLQVRIAKAVKENRWNKVRGLQYLLTHSSYAKLLAVKRVTSNKGKKTPGVDGVLWQSARAKWRAVLSLRRRGYRPQPLRRIYIPKKNGKKRPLSIPIMTDRAQQALYKLALAPVAETMK